The window TCCAAATTAATCTTTCCTAATAAAAACTGGCCACCTGAAAAAATGGTAGCCCGAAAGATCACCCAAAAAATAATGGGAATTATCGCAATAAATCCCCCTACGTTTCAACCTTTAGCAGGAATTTATTTTAAGAAACGCAAAAGTGCGGTCAGTTTTGGGGGATTTTTATGTTCAGACTAAATCTCATTTTCTAAAATGATAGAAAGACCACACTTAAAGAGTGAGTTTAATGCCTCGTTTTTCAGCTAAAATATCGCTTAGATCGAGCCTTTGAATAGGCTATAAATCAAACATTAAATAATATATAATGCCACGTTAAATTACATTCTACGTTTAATTATGTCTCAATCGAAAAAGCACATTTTAGTTATTTCTTATTCACAAACAGGTCAGTTAAATGAACTGACGCAACATTTTCTTAAACCGTTAAAGCAACAAGAAAATATTGTCATTGAAGAATGTCAAATTAAACCAATTCAGCCCTATTCTTTTCCTTGGAAATTTATTCCCTTTTTTAATCAGTTTCCAGAATCGGTTCATCTCAAACCTGCACCAATTGAAACACCATTATTACAACGTGAAAAATATGATTTAATCGTCATCACTTACAGCGTGTGGTTTCTATCACCTTCACAACCTATCACTGCATTTTTGCAATCTGAACAAGCTAAAATCTTAAAAAACACGCCTGTCATTACCCTGATTGGCTGCCGTAATATGTGGTTGATGGCACAAGAAAAAATGAAAAAAATGCTGACCGCACTTGATGCTAATTTAATTGGCAATGTGGTTAAAACGGATCAATCCAATGCTTGGGCAAGCTTTATTACGACTCCAGCATGGATGTTCAGTGGAAAAAAACGTTATTTTTCATGGCTACCGAGCGCAGGAATTAGTGATGCAGATATGCAAGATATGCAACGTTTTGGATGTCGTTTAGTTGAAGTTCTGAACGAAAATCGACCTTTAGATAAATCACTTTTCCAAAACATGGGGGCTGTCAAAATTGATGAAAAATTAATGATGAGCGAAAAGGTCGGTCACCGCAGTTTTTATATCTGGGGAAAATTGCTGTTAAAGTGCGGTCAAATTTCGCCTGTTTTTCGTCAAGCCGTGCTCTATTTTTACATCGTATTTTTGATTATACTAATTCTCACTGTTGTACCACTTTCAGCCGTGGTAAAACGCTTATTAAAACCATTATTAAAAGAAAAACTGGCGCGCCAAAAGCGCTATTTTGCTGAACCGTCAGGGGAATAATTTTGACTTCACTACATGATGTTTATATTAATCGAGTTGCTGCATTTTTACCAAATGAACCTGTAACAAATGATCAAATGGAACAAGTACTCGGTATGATTGGTAATACACCATCCCGTGTACGTAAAATGATCTTACGTTCGAATGCGATAAAAACGCGTCATTATGCAATTAATCCGGAAACCCGAGAAACGACACATACTAGCACTGAGCTTGCAGTAGAAGCCATTAATGATTTAATTCGCCAAGGGATGAATGTCAATGAGGTGAGTTGCTTGGCATGCGGTACCTCTTATCCCGATCAAATTATGCCTGGGCAAGGTGTCATGGTACATGGTTTGATTCCTAATGCCCCACCTTATGAAGTGCTGACAACTGCGGGAGTTTGTGTAGCCGGTATGGCTGCAATGAAGCATGCTTATAATGCCGTTCGAACTGGTGAACATCAAAGTTCAATTGCCGTGGCATC is drawn from Haemophilus parainfluenzae and contains these coding sequences:
- a CDS encoding dialkylrecorsinol condensing enzyme → MSQSKKHILVISYSQTGQLNELTQHFLKPLKQQENIVIEECQIKPIQPYSFPWKFIPFFNQFPESVHLKPAPIETPLLQREKYDLIVITYSVWFLSPSQPITAFLQSEQAKILKNTPVITLIGCRNMWLMAQEKMKKMLTALDANLIGNVVKTDQSNAWASFITTPAWMFSGKKRYFSWLPSAGISDADMQDMQRFGCRLVEVLNENRPLDKSLFQNMGAVKIDEKLMMSEKVGHRSFYIWGKLLLKCGQISPVFRQAVLYFYIVFLIILILTVVPLSAVVKRLLKPLLKEKLARQKRYFAEPSGE